A genomic region of candidate division TA06 bacterium contains the following coding sequences:
- a CDS encoding site-specific DNA-methyltransferase has translation MITSPPYNASKEYDQDLTLKEYLELLKNVFTDTFRVLVNGGRTCVNVANLGRKPYIPLSDYVSKMMIDIGYNMRGEIIWNKGSSASPSTAWGSWQSAANPILRDVHEYILIFSKGSYSREKGQKENTISKEQFMEWTFSVWNMKAVSARSIGHPAPFPEELPYRLIQMYSFKDDIILDPFMGSGQTAIAALKSERKYVGYDTNKEYIELAEKRISSFINQTMMDFNKKVKLLKKDTAKDTTARICLGE, from the coding sequence TTGATCACTTCACCGCCCTATAACGCCTCGAAGGAATATGACCAGGACTTAACCCTCAAGGAGTATTTAGAACTTTTAAAAAATGTATTTACCGATACATTCAGGGTATTGGTGAATGGCGGGCGGACTTGCGTCAACGTTGCCAATCTTGGGCGAAAGCCATATATACCTTTATCCGATTATGTTTCTAAAATGATGATTGACATCGGCTATAACATGCGCGGCGAAATAATATGGAATAAAGGTTCCAGCGCCAGCCCTTCAACCGCTTGGGGCAGCTGGCAATCAGCGGCTAATCCAATATTACGTGATGTTCATGAATACATTTTAATTTTCTCCAAAGGCTCATATAGCCGTGAAAAAGGACAAAAAGAAAACACTATATCAAAAGAGCAATTCATGGAGTGGACTTTCTCTGTTTGGAATATGAAAGCCGTCTCTGCGCGTAGCATCGGCCACCCGGCACCGTTTCCTGAAGAACTGCCGTATCGTTTAATTCAAATGTATTCTTTCAAAGACGACATTATTCTTGATCCTTTTATGGGCAGCGGTCAAACTGCTATTGCAGCGTTGAAAAGTGAAAGGAAATATGTTGGTTATGATACAAACAAGGAATACATTGAATTGGCTGAAAAGCGGATATCTTCTTTTATTAACCAGACTATGATGGATTTTAACAAAAAGGTTAAATTGCTCAAGAAGGATACTGCAAAAGATACTACCGCCCGGATTTGTTTGGGCGAGTAA
- a CDS encoding HNH endonuclease, whose amino-acid sequence MIKAHSETGYSYSTIKLTQSRIDKGLLAIPKALTNWFPKENTKIQVFIDDNIKPERKNYTSYRSKSHECRIGGLAEWYNKNGFIEGDEIVVQLVDKNNFIYRLIPESKYIVIAKELQNKFDVAKDENEAKERLINIVQWNDVNEEVVKYNEFKRLLYSIEEELRKTVTRKEFEVSEKAPSNIKLLLGKIYFGHCQVCDFCFLKKDLTPYYEIHHINRQWGDQINNLLLVCGNCHNQFTYANVEEEFKDKWLSHVRFNGKLYEINQIVFSHKFDEPTKNVFVS is encoded by the coding sequence ATGATTAAAGCACATAGCGAAACAGGGTATAGTTATTCAACCATAAAACTTACTCAAAGCAGGATTGATAAAGGTTTGTTGGCAATTCCTAAAGCTTTGACCAATTGGTTCCCAAAAGAAAATACGAAAATACAAGTATTTATAGATGACAATATAAAGCCGGAAAGGAAAAATTATACTTCCTATCGCAGCAAAAGTCATGAATGCAGAATCGGTGGATTGGCGGAATGGTACAATAAGAATGGTTTTATAGAAGGTGACGAAATCGTAGTCCAATTAGTGGATAAAAACAATTTCATTTATCGCCTTATTCCTGAGTCCAAATACATTGTCATAGCAAAAGAATTACAAAACAAATTTGACGTCGCAAAAGATGAAAATGAAGCTAAAGAAAGGCTTATTAATATTGTGCAATGGAATGATGTTAACGAGGAGGTGGTAAAATATAACGAGTTTAAAAGGCTGTTGTATAGCATTGAGGAAGAACTAAGGAAGACAGTCACTAGAAAAGAGTTTGAGGTCAGTGAAAAAGCACCATCCAATATCAAATTGTTGTTGGGCAAAATTTATTTTGGTCATTGCCAAGTATGCGATTTTTGTTTTTTAAAAAAGGACTTAACACCATATTATGAAATACATCACATCAATAGGCAATGGGGCGACCAAATCAATAACCTTCTTTTAGTATGTGGTAATTGCCACAATCAATTCACTTATGCAAACGTCGAAGAAGAATTTAAAGATAAATGGTTGTCACATGTTCGGTTCAATGGTAAACTATATGAAATAAATCAAATAGTATTTTCTCATAAATTTGATGAGCCTACAAAAAATGTATTCGTTAGTTGA